One window from the genome of Candidatus Thermoplasmatota archaeon encodes:
- the gmd gene encoding GDP-mannose 4,6-dehydratase, protein MKRALITGITGQDGSYLAELLLQKGYEVHGLVRRLSVPNFSNLEAIKDRIVLHDGDMLDSASLQRIAADAKPDEVYNLAAQSFVHVSFGQPVLTSDVTGVSVFRLLEAVRQRAPDARFYQASSSEMFGLAAVSPQDERTPFHPRSPYGVAKVMAFWATVNHRESYGMYATNGILFNHESPRRGLEFVTRKIARGVARIAEGLDRKLVLGNLDAKRDWGYAPEYVEGMWRMLQHPQPDDFVLATGESHTIREFCELAFKEVGVGNWEKHVESDPRFFRPAEVHALCGDATKARTLLGWKPKTTFPQLVSLMVQAERERLRAKP, encoded by the coding sequence ATGAAGCGGGCGCTCATCACGGGCATCACGGGCCAGGACGGCTCGTACCTCGCCGAGCTCCTTCTCCAGAAGGGCTACGAGGTGCACGGGCTCGTCCGGCGCCTGAGCGTCCCCAACTTCTCGAACCTCGAGGCCATCAAGGACCGCATCGTCCTCCACGACGGCGACATGCTCGACTCGGCCTCGCTCCAACGCATCGCCGCCGACGCGAAGCCCGACGAGGTCTACAACCTCGCGGCGCAGTCGTTCGTGCACGTCTCCTTCGGCCAGCCCGTTCTCACGAGCGACGTGACAGGCGTGAGCGTCTTCCGCCTGCTCGAAGCGGTTCGGCAGCGGGCGCCCGACGCGCGCTTCTACCAGGCGAGCTCCTCCGAGATGTTCGGCCTTGCCGCCGTCTCGCCGCAGGACGAGCGGACGCCGTTCCACCCGCGCAGCCCCTACGGCGTTGCCAAGGTCATGGCCTTCTGGGCGACCGTGAACCACCGCGAGAGCTACGGCATGTACGCGACAAACGGCATCCTCTTCAACCATGAGTCGCCGCGGCGTGGGCTCGAGTTCGTCACGCGCAAGATCGCGCGCGGCGTCGCCCGCATCGCCGAGGGCCTCGACCGCAAGCTCGTGCTTGGCAACCTCGACGCCAAGCGCGACTGGGGCTACGCGCCCGAGTACGTGGAGGGCATGTGGCGCATGCTGCAGCACCCGCAGCCCGACGACTTCGTGCTGGCGACGGGCGAGTCGCACACGATCCGGGAGTTCTGCGAGCTCGCGTTCAAGGAGGTCGGCGTCGGTAATTGGGAGAAGCACGTCGAGAGCGACCCGCGCTTCTTCCGCCCCGCCGAGGTCCACGCGCTCTGCGGCGACGCGACGAAGGCGCGCACGCTCCTTGGCTGGAAGCCCAAGACGACCTTCCCGCAGCTCGTCTCGCTCATGGTGCAGGCCGAGCGCGAGCGGCTTCGCGCCAAGCCGTGA
- a CDS encoding Lrp/AsnC family transcriptional regulator translates to MATTEREISAPALPACDCEASPGPVPSIDERDARVLSELAQDCEATVAFQGLRRRLHVHQQALARALKRLQDDGLVAHDENGYRLTDAGCRVAVAMGAVSAPRLAAPSVPILQALLPPHVSSEAVVERLSGRWFRGLRWYGKSEGPGETTLTWLAEPDGSAVRVRMSGGSFAVEAEGPLGSTKAFAASRHIVAAVADLYGVSAGPSRGLATLSDRGTFAA, encoded by the coding sequence ATGGCAACGACCGAGCGGGAGATCTCCGCTCCTGCCCTTCCGGCTTGCGATTGCGAGGCCTCGCCGGGCCCCGTTCCGTCGATCGACGAGCGGGACGCCCGCGTCCTCTCCGAACTTGCGCAGGATTGCGAGGCCACGGTCGCCTTCCAGGGATTGCGCCGCCGCCTCCACGTCCACCAGCAGGCCTTGGCGCGGGCGCTCAAGCGCTTGCAGGACGACGGCCTCGTGGCGCACGACGAGAACGGGTATCGGCTCACGGACGCCGGCTGCCGCGTCGCCGTTGCGATGGGGGCCGTCTCCGCGCCTCGGCTTGCCGCGCCTTCCGTTCCCATTCTCCAGGCGCTCCTTCCGCCGCACGTGAGTTCCGAGGCGGTCGTGGAGCGTCTTTCGGGCCGTTGGTTCCGCGGGTTGCGCTGGTACGGCAAGTCCGAGGGGCCCGGCGAGACGACGCTCACGTGGCTTGCCGAGCCGGACGGGTCGGCCGTCCGCGTCCGGATGTCCGGCGGCTCGTTTGCCGTGGAGGCCGAGGGGCCGCTTGGCTCCACGAAGGCGTTTGCCGCTTCGCGTCACATCGTGGCGGCCGTGGCCGACCTCTACGGCGTGTCGGCGGGGCCCTCCCGCGGGCTTGCCACGCTTTCGGACCGCGGCACGTTTGCCGCGTGA
- a CDS encoding pyridoxal phosphate-dependent aminotransferase produces the protein MAVDPFEHAHRTPGVVWMSQNTNYLPGSPRIRGAVLAAMDRGLHHQYPLKKGLPGLPQLVRDDLGTPNHDVLITHGGLEASYILWRAVLSPGDEVVASDPSFLPIHAQIRLSEATPVELPIYAPPWKLTVSQIRDALTDHTRAILLIDPINPLGTAYTRDEVRAIAELARERSLLLVHDVTYRDFAQAPALATEFYPENTVLIYSFSKWAGLAGLRVGALVGPPDWMAKCKPYDTNPLGVNVLAQAAAKAALETKKEWLPGMLRTCRENQALIKDAVAKIEGAFLPVYPSHANLFVIDVSATGVDPAAIEEKLLFEHGVFVRGGAYVSERFGRRFVRVSFTVPAADCKRFAEAFPRVVSDLGR, from the coding sequence ATGGCGGTCGACCCGTTCGAGCACGCCCACCGCACGCCCGGCGTGGTCTGGATGAGCCAGAACACGAACTACCTCCCCGGCTCGCCGCGGATCCGGGGTGCCGTCTTGGCAGCCATGGATCGGGGGCTCCACCACCAGTATCCGCTGAAGAAGGGCCTCCCGGGCCTTCCCCAACTCGTCCGGGACGACCTCGGAACGCCCAACCACGACGTCCTGATCACGCACGGCGGCCTCGAGGCGAGCTACATCCTCTGGCGCGCCGTCCTGTCGCCCGGGGACGAGGTCGTGGCGAGCGACCCGTCGTTCCTCCCCATCCACGCGCAGATCCGCCTCTCGGAGGCCACGCCCGTGGAGCTTCCCATCTACGCGCCCCCCTGGAAGCTCACCGTCTCGCAGATCCGCGACGCCCTCACCGACCACACGCGAGCGATCCTGCTCATCGACCCCATCAACCCGCTGGGCACCGCCTACACGCGCGACGAGGTGCGCGCGATCGCCGAGCTCGCGCGGGAGCGGAGCCTCCTGCTCGTGCACGACGTCACGTACCGCGACTTCGCGCAAGCGCCCGCGCTTGCCACCGAGTTCTACCCCGAGAACACCGTCCTCATCTACAGCTTCAGCAAGTGGGCGGGCCTCGCGGGCCTCCGCGTGGGCGCGCTCGTTGGCCCGCCGGACTGGATGGCCAAGTGCAAGCCCTACGATACGAACCCCCTGGGCGTAAACGTGCTCGCGCAGGCGGCGGCCAAGGCCGCGCTCGAGACGAAGAAGGAGTGGCTGCCGGGGATGCTTCGGACCTGCCGGGAGAACCAGGCGCTCATCAAGGACGCCGTCGCGAAGATCGAGGGCGCCTTCCTGCCCGTCTACCCGTCCCACGCCAACCTGTTCGTGATCGACGTCTCCGCGACGGGCGTCGACCCGGCCGCAATCGAGGAGAAGCTCCTGTTCGAGCACGGGGTGTTCGTGCGCGGCGGAGCGTACGTCTCCGAACGGTTCGGCCGGCGGTTCGTGCGCGTCTCGTTCACGGTTCCCGCGGCCGACTGCAAGCGGTTCGCCGAGGCGTTCCCAAGGGTCGTTTCGGACCTTGGGCGTTGA
- a CDS encoding GtrA family protein gives MDPPRGGLGALDLAGHARRRLAFLEAHRLLRFMLVGASGVGVNLAVLYTLTEFAGLYYLASGAVATQTAIVTNFLLNDAFTFHDRRSGLRAGRFARYEVVNLGGLCINVAALFAFTELAGFPYMVSALFAVLCAFSFNYALNFHWTYGRR, from the coding sequence ATGGACCCCCCGCGCGGCGGGCTTGGCGCGCTCGATCTTGCGGGCCACGCCCGGCGCCGCCTCGCCTTCCTCGAGGCGCACCGCCTGCTGCGCTTCATGCTCGTGGGCGCAAGCGGCGTCGGCGTGAACCTCGCCGTGCTCTACACGCTCACGGAGTTCGCGGGTCTGTACTACCTCGCAAGCGGCGCCGTCGCCACCCAGACGGCCATCGTCACGAACTTTCTCCTCAACGACGCCTTCACGTTCCACGACCGGCGAAGCGGGCTTCGGGCCGGCCGGTTCGCCCGCTACGAGGTCGTGAACCTCGGCGGGCTTTGCATCAACGTGGCGGCGCTCTTTGCCTTCACCGAGCTTGCGGGCTTCCCCTACATGGTCTCGGCGCTGTTTGCCGTGCTGTGCGCCTTCTCGTTCAACTACGCGCTCAACTTCCACTGGACCTACGGCCGGCGCTGA